From a single Bacillus sp. NEB1478 genomic region:
- the rpsA gene encoding 30S ribosomal protein S1, with protein sequence MTDEMSTSLTNAAMAEEGDIVTGTVLKVEEKHALVDINAKQDAFLPINEVSSLFIEKVSDVLNEGDQITVRVLSNTEDKLLVSKKAVDSEKSMSELQEKYDAKETFEIAVHDVVKGGLVVDLGIRAFIPASMVESHFVEDFSDYKGKKLSVKIVELDPEKGRVILSHRAVTEEQEAGRKQEILDRLSPGEIIEGKVQRLTDFGAFVDIGGVDGLVHVSQLSHNRVESPSEVLSEGQTVRVKVLSVDRDNDRISLSIKETQPGPWEEASTSIKAGSVVEGTVKRLVSFGAFVEVAPGIEGLVHISEIANRHIGNPGEVLKDGQKVSVKVLEVNSQEKRMSLSMKAVQDEKDKENLKQNLPKEEKGFSLAEMIGDQLKEYK encoded by the coding sequence AAACATGCATTGGTTGATATCAACGCTAAACAAGACGCGTTTTTGCCAATTAATGAAGTCTCAAGCCTTTTTATCGAAAAGGTGAGTGATGTGTTAAATGAAGGAGATCAAATCACTGTTCGAGTTCTTTCCAATACAGAGGACAAACTGCTCGTATCGAAAAAAGCAGTAGATAGCGAAAAATCAATGTCTGAATTACAGGAAAAATATGATGCAAAAGAAACTTTTGAAATCGCAGTTCATGATGTTGTAAAAGGCGGACTAGTAGTTGATTTAGGAATCCGTGCATTCATTCCGGCTTCTATGGTCGAATCACACTTTGTTGAAGATTTTTCTGATTACAAAGGTAAAAAGCTTTCTGTTAAAATTGTTGAATTAGATCCTGAAAAAGGCCGTGTTATTCTTTCTCACCGAGCCGTTACGGAAGAGCAAGAAGCGGGCAGAAAACAGGAGATTCTAGATCGTTTATCTCCAGGTGAGATAATAGAAGGAAAAGTCCAAAGACTGACTGATTTCGGTGCTTTTGTAGACATTGGAGGCGTTGATGGATTAGTCCATGTTTCTCAGCTTTCACATAACCGTGTTGAGAGTCCTTCTGAAGTGTTAAGTGAAGGACAAACAGTAAGAGTTAAGGTTCTGTCAGTTGACCGCGATAATGACCGTATTTCCCTTTCAATTAAAGAAACACAGCCGGGACCATGGGAGGAAGCCAGTACTTCAATAAAAGCAGGAAGTGTTGTTGAAGGCACTGTAAAAAGACTCGTTTCATTTGGTGCGTTCGTAGAAGTGGCACCAGGAATCGAAGGACTTGTGCATATTTCTGAAATTGCAAACCGGCACATTGGCAATCCTGGTGAAGTTCTAAAAGACGGCCAAAAAGTCTCTGTGAAAGTACTTGAGGTTAACAGCCAAGAAAAGAGAATGAGCTTGAGCATGAAAGCCGTTCAAGACGAAAAAGATAAAGAAAATCTAAAGCAAAACTTGCCGAAAGAAGAGAAAGGCTTCTCGTTAGCCGAAATGATCGGTGATCAGCTTAAAGAATATAAATAA
- the der gene encoding ribosome biogenesis GTPase Der, whose product MTKPVLAIVGRPNVGKSTIFNRIAGDRISIVEDIPGVTRDRIYSSAEWLNTEFNMIDTGGIEISDAPFMSQMKEQAELAIQEADVILFLVDGMNGITAADEEVAKMLFRSKKPVVLGVNKIDNPERKELLYEFYSLGMGEPVGVSGTHGIGLGDLLDRVVSHFPEHAEEEKDEDTIYFSLIGRPNVGKSSMVNAILGKDRVIVSDIAGTTRDAIDSNFEREGQKYVIIDTAGMRKRGKVYETTEKYSVMRAMRAIERSDVVLMVIDAEEGIIEQDKKVAGFAHEAGKAVVIVVNKWDAVEKDDKTMQKFEQKIRDHFLYLSYAPIVFVSALTKQRLHQLFPVINQVAENHSLRVQTNVLNEVIMDAVAMNPAPMDNGKRLKINYATQVASKPPTFVIFVNDPELFHFSYKRFLENRIRETFGFIGTPIKIFARKKND is encoded by the coding sequence ATGACTAAACCAGTTTTGGCAATAGTAGGAAGACCGAACGTTGGAAAGTCTACTATTTTTAACAGAATTGCGGGCGACCGTATTTCTATTGTAGAGGATATACCAGGCGTAACACGTGATCGTATTTACAGTTCCGCTGAATGGCTGAATACAGAGTTCAATATGATCGATACGGGCGGAATTGAGATCAGCGATGCGCCATTTATGAGTCAGATGAAAGAGCAAGCAGAGCTAGCCATTCAAGAAGCAGATGTGATTTTGTTTTTAGTAGATGGTATGAATGGCATTACTGCCGCGGATGAAGAAGTAGCTAAAATGCTTTTTCGTTCGAAAAAGCCAGTTGTTCTAGGTGTAAATAAAATTGATAACCCTGAACGTAAAGAACTTTTATATGAATTCTATAGTTTAGGGATGGGCGAACCTGTAGGGGTATCAGGTACACATGGTATTGGACTGGGAGATTTGCTAGACCGAGTCGTCAGTCATTTTCCTGAACATGCCGAAGAGGAAAAAGACGAAGATACGATTTATTTCTCATTAATTGGAAGACCGAACGTAGGTAAATCTTCTATGGTGAACGCTATCTTAGGTAAAGACCGTGTAATTGTAAGTGACATTGCCGGAACGACACGAGATGCGATCGATTCAAACTTTGAGCGTGAAGGCCAAAAGTATGTAATTATTGATACTGCAGGTATGCGTAAACGCGGAAAAGTATATGAGACTACAGAAAAGTACAGTGTAATGCGTGCGATGAGAGCAATTGAACGTTCAGACGTTGTTCTTATGGTAATAGACGCTGAAGAAGGCATTATTGAACAAGACAAAAAAGTAGCCGGTTTTGCTCATGAAGCAGGAAAAGCGGTTGTTATTGTTGTGAATAAATGGGATGCTGTTGAAAAAGATGACAAGACGATGCAGAAGTTTGAACAAAAAATTCGTGATCACTTCTTGTATTTGTCATACGCACCAATTGTCTTTGTTTCTGCATTGACGAAACAACGTTTGCATCAGTTGTTCCCTGTAATTAACCAAGTTGCTGAAAATCACTCATTAAGAGTACAAACGAATGTGCTTAATGAAGTAATAATGGATGCAGTTGCCATGAACCCTGCACCGATGGATAATGGGAAACGTTTAAAAATTAACTATGCTACTCAAGTTGCATCAAAACCGCCGACATTTGTTATTTTTGTAAATGACCCTGAACTGTTCCATTTTTCATACAAAAGATTTTTAGAGAATCGAATCCGTGAGACATTTGGTTTTATAGGAACACCGATTAAAATCTTCGCAAGAAAAAAGAATGATTAA
- a CDS encoding NAD(P)H-dependent glycerol-3-phosphate dehydrogenase, with the protein MEKVAVLGAGSWGTALAIVLADNGHHVSLWGRREEQVQEINEEHRNERYLPGIGIPKNIEATVDLKDCVQDADTLVLVTPTKAMRDVLGPLKSLLTRPVTIVHASKGIEPGTYKRISEIIEEEIPDDFLKAVVVLSGPSHAEEVSLRQPTTVTVSSKNNEVAEKVQDLFINQNFRVYTNPDVVGVELGGALKNIIALGAGLSDGLGYGDNAKAALITRGLAEIARLGTHMGANPLTFSGLTGIGDLIVTCTSVHSRNWRAGNMLGKGMDLDDVLSKMGMVVEGVRTTQAAYELSKREKVEMPITAVLFDVLFNNKGAKQAVDELMQRTRTHEVEDVSSLKS; encoded by the coding sequence ATGGAGAAAGTTGCTGTATTAGGAGCAGGCAGCTGGGGAACAGCTCTTGCTATTGTATTAGCTGATAATGGCCATCATGTAAGTTTATGGGGACGAAGAGAAGAACAGGTGCAGGAGATAAATGAAGAGCATCGCAATGAAAGGTACTTGCCTGGCATCGGGATTCCCAAAAACATAGAAGCGACGGTAGATTTAAAAGATTGTGTGCAAGATGCAGATACCCTAGTTCTTGTAACACCCACAAAAGCGATGCGTGATGTACTAGGGCCGCTTAAATCACTGCTGACTCGTCCAGTTACGATCGTACATGCAAGCAAAGGGATTGAACCGGGTACATATAAAAGAATTTCTGAAATTATAGAAGAAGAAATTCCTGATGATTTTCTTAAGGCTGTTGTAGTTCTTTCTGGACCAAGCCATGCAGAAGAAGTATCTTTGAGACAGCCGACGACAGTAACAGTTTCTTCAAAAAATAATGAAGTAGCAGAAAAGGTTCAAGATTTATTTATCAATCAAAATTTCCGTGTATATACAAATCCCGATGTTGTAGGTGTCGAACTTGGTGGCGCACTAAAGAATATTATTGCTTTAGGTGCTGGTCTCTCTGATGGTTTAGGATATGGAGATAATGCAAAAGCCGCGTTGATTACAAGGGGACTTGCTGAAATTGCCCGTTTAGGTACTCATATGGGAGCGAATCCTCTCACGTTTTCTGGTCTTACAGGTATTGGTGACTTAATCGTTACTTGTACAAGTGTACATAGCCGGAATTGGCGTGCAGGAAATATGCTCGGCAAAGGTATGGATTTAGATGATGTTCTATCTAAAATGGGAATGGTTGTTGAAGGCGTCAGAACAACTCAAGCAGCTTATGAATTAAGTAAAAGAGAAAAAGTAGAAATGCCGATTACTGCCGTGCTATTTGATGTTTTATTTAATAATAAAGGTGCAAAGCAAGCGGTAGATGAACTGATGCAGCGAACACGTACTCATGAAGTAGAAGATGTATCCTCTTTAAAGAGCTGA
- a CDS encoding stage VI sporulation protein F encodes MEREQQFFDKIEKKTSVKKDDIFKLAQSVSGYNLRDERMIRMLISQVSSMAGVAVTKQKEDQIVQAVLNNNIPLDMATLSKMFENGNK; translated from the coding sequence TTGGAACGCGAACAGCAGTTTTTTGACAAAATCGAAAAGAAAACAAGTGTGAAAAAAGATGATATTTTCAAACTTGCACAATCCGTAAGCGGGTACAATCTGCGTGATGAAAGAATGATTCGAATGCTGATATCCCAAGTATCTTCTATGGCTGGAGTGGCTGTCACTAAACAAAAGGAAGATCAAATCGTGCAGGCGGTGCTTAATAATAATATCCCTTTGGATATGGCTACGCTATCAAAAATGTTCGAAAATGGGAATAAATAA
- a CDS encoding DUF2768 domain-containing protein, whose amino-acid sequence MSEGLMKMWVALSSIGLMFIAVFSIMFSRSKLSGIIQVIVSIFAWLCMITAGILILIVVLSGPVKG is encoded by the coding sequence ATGAGTGAAGGTTTAATGAAAATGTGGGTGGCGCTTTCGTCCATCGGTTTAATGTTTATTGCAGTTTTTTCAATTATGTTCAGCCGTTCTAAATTATCAGGTATTATTCAAGTTATCGTATCAATATTTGCGTGGTTGTGCATGATTACAGCGGGAATACTAATCTTAATAGTCGTCTTGAGCGGCCCCGTCAAAGGTTAA